From the Streptomyces nodosus genome, the window TGCTGCTGCTCGCGGCGGGGGCGCTCTTTGTCGCGGTGCTCTTCGGGGCGTATGTGCGACGGGACGCCGACGGTGCGGAGACGGCGGACGCCGGTGGTGAGGCCGGTGTCCCGGACGCCGGGGCGAGCGGGTCCCCCGCATCCCCTGGCACGGGTGATGCGGCGGAGCCGGACTCCACGAGTGCAGCGGATACCGCGAATGCCGCGGACGCCGCGGATCTCGCGGCCGAGAAGAGGGACCTCACCTTCGGGCTCGCCATCGGCGGGGCCGTCGTGGCGGCGGGCCTGGCGGCGACCTGGGCGATGGCCGAACACGCCTCGACCGGAATCCAGACCGGCCTCGCGATGCCGGTCGACATCCTGCATCTGCTGTCCGTCGCCGTCTGGCTGGGCGGCCTCGCGGCCCTGCTCGTCGCGCTGTACCGGGCACCCTCGATCGAGGCGGCGGCCGTACGGCGTTTCTCGCGCATCGCCTTCGGCAGCGTCCTGACGCTGGCCGCGACCGGGATCTATCAGTCCTGGCGGCAGCTCGGATCGTGGTCGGCGCTGACCGGGACGACCTATGGACAACTGCTGCTGTCGAAGGTCGGTCTGATCGCCGTCGTCATCGGTATCGCCTGGGGCTCACGACGCTGGACGGCACGGCTGGCGGACACACCGGCCGAGGCGGCGAACGCGCATGCCTCGACGCACGGTACGCAGTCCACGGTGACGGCGAGGACCACGACCGAGGGCACCGGAGCCGGCCGTGCCGAAGACCCCGAGACGGCCTCCGGGACGGCCTCCGGGACGGCCTCCGAAGCGGGGGAAGGCCCGGATACCCCGGAGGACGGCGAGAAGCCGAAGGTCTCCGGTCGCGGTGCCGGCTCCGGACGCGGGTCCGACGGTCCGTCCGACCCTTCGGAGCGCGCCGCCCAGCTGGCCCGGCAACGGGCCGCGATGGCCACCGCGCGGGCCAGGCGGATCCGCGACGCCGATCCGGTCCGTTCGGGACTACGCCGCTCCGTGCTCGCCGAGGCGGCCGTCGCCCTCGTGGTGCTGGCCGTCACCACCGCACTGACGACCACCGAACCGGGGCGCACGGCGGAGGCGGCCAGGGCCGCCACCTCCTCCTCGGCCCGGCAGAGCGAACCGCTGTCGTTGAAGATCCCCTTCGACACCGGCGGCCAGGACGGCAAGGGCACCGCACAGCTCACCCTCGAACCGGCCCGTGTCGGCAGCAATGCGATGCACATCCTTGTGACGCGACCGGACGACAAGGCCTTCGACGTCCCCGAGGTGAAGGTCGCCTTCACCCTCTCGGCCAAGAGCATCGGCCCGCTGTCCGTCGATCCCGAGCGCATCGCCACCGGACACTGGGCGGCGAACGGCGTGCAGATTCCCATGGCGGGCGACTGGAAGATCTCGGTGACCGTGCGGACGTCCGACATCGACCAGGTGACCGTGACCAAGAACGCGAAGATCGGCTGAATCACACCATGGCTGACCAGTCCACACCGGAGGCACCCGCCGAGGGGACCTCTTCCCAGCTGAAGAAGGCCGTGATCTCCCGGCGACGGCTCCTGGGTACCGCGGGTGCCACCGGACTCGCGCTGGGCACGGTGGGCGGGGCCGCCGGATACGCCGCGGCATCCACGGAGAAGCCCACCCCCCTGGCCTCACTGGGGGCGGACCGGGCGATGTTTCACGGGAAACATCAGCCCGGTATCACCGACGCCCTCCAGGCCCGTGGTCACCTCGTCGCCTTCGATCTGGCGGCGGGTGCGGGACGCAAGGAGGCTGCCGCACTGCTGCGCCGCTGGTCGACGACCGCCGCGCGGCTGATGGCCGGCGAGGCAGCCACCCATGACGACACCGGTGTCGCCCGTGACGCCGGTCCGTCGTCCCTGACGATCACCTTCGGCTTCGGCAACGGCTTCTTCTCCCGAACCGGACTGGAGAAGCAGCGGCCGTCGGCCCTGGACCCGCTGCCCGACTTCTCTTCCGACCACCTCGACCCGTCCCGCAGCAACGGCGATCTCTGGGTGCAGATCGGCGCCAATGACGCCCTGGTCGCCTTCCATGCCCTGCGCACCCTGCAGAAGGAGACGGGCGGCGCCGCACGGCTGCGTTGGCAGATGAACGGCTTCAATCGCTCGCCGGGCGCGACCGAGCGCCCCATGACGGCCCGCAATCTGATGGGCCAGATCGATGGCACCCGCAATCCGCAGCCGGCCGACACCGACTTCGACCAGCGCATCTTTGTGCCCGCCTCCGGAGACCCGGCATGGATGGCGAACGGCTCCTACGCCGTCGTACGCCGTATCCGCATGCTTCTGGACGACTGGGAGAAGCTCTCGGCCAAGGCCCAGGAGGAGGTGATCGGACGCCGCAAGGCCGACGGGGCACCGCTCAGCGGGGGTACCGAGACGACCGCCATGGACCTGGACAAGACCGGTGCCGACGGCTCCCCGGTCGTGCCCATGAACGCACATGCCCGTATCTCCCGCCCCGACCAGAACGGGGGCGCCGCGATGCTGCGCCGTCCGTTCTCCTTCCACGACGGTTTCGATGCGGACGGGACACCCGACGCGGGCCTGCTGTTCGTCTGCTGGCAGGCGGACCCGGTGCGGGGCTTCGTCCCCGTGCAGCGCAAGCTCGACCGGGGGGACGCCCTGTCGTCGTACATCCGGCATGAGGCCAGCGGCCTGTTCGCCGTGCCGGGCGGCGCCGCGGAGGGCGAGTATGTGGGGCAGCGTCTGCTGGAGGGGTGATCCGCGGGTCGTCCCGGTGCGGGGCCTCGGGCAGGGGGCCGTCGCCGCCGGTGCGAACCGTGTGCGGCCGGGCGCTGCCCATTAGGGTGAGGTCATGCCTGCCAGCTATGCGTATCTCGGTCCTGAGGGCACCTTCACCGAGGTCGCCCTGCGTACGCTGCCCGAGGCCGCGACCCGGGAACTCGTCCCGATGGTGTCGGTCCCGGCGGCCCTCGACGCCGTCCGCAGCGGTGAGGCGGAGGCCGCCTTCGTGCCGATCGAGAACTCGGTGGAGGGCGGGATCACCACCACTCTCGACGAGCTGGTCGCGGGCGAACCGCTGATGATCTACCGCGAGGTACTGCTCTCGATCACCTTCGCGCTGCTGGTCCGGCCCGGTACGACGCTCTCCGAGATCAAGACGGTCACCGCACACCCGGCCGCACAGCCGCAGGTGCGCAACTGGCTCAAGACCCATCTCCCGGACGCCCTCTGGGAGTCCGCCGCGTCGAACGCGGACGGTGCCCGTCTCGTCCAGGAGGGACGCTACGACGCCGCGTTCGCGGGTGAGTTCGCGGCCGCGCGTTACGGTCTGGAGGCGCTGGAGACCGGCATCCATGACGCGGAGAACGCGCAGACCCGATTTGTGCTGGTCGGCCGGCCGGCCCGGCCGGCGGCGCCGACGGGCGCGGACAAGACGTCCATCGTGCTGTGGCAGCGCGACGACCACCCCGGTGGACTGCGCGATCTCCTGGGCGAGTTCGCGGTGCGGGGCGTCAACCTGATGTTGCTGCAGTCCCGCCCGACCGGTGCGGGCATCGGCAACTACTGCTTCTGCATCGACGCCGAGGGCCATATCTCGGACCGCCGGGTGGCCGAGGCGCTGATGGGGCTCAAGCGGATCTGTCTCCAGGTGCGCTTCCTCGGCTCGTATCCCCGTGCGGACATCAAGAAGGACGACCTGACCGCCCCGCCGGCGGGGACATCGGACGGCGAGTTCATGGCGGCGGCGGACTGGGTGGCACGCTGCCAGGACGGCCGGTTCTAGGCTGTCGGCACCACGGTGTCCGGTCCTACCTGCAGATTTTCGCTATCCACAGAAGTTATCCACAGGTGGGCATCTCGATCTGGGGACAAGTCGACAACGTCGCATCACGGAGTCGACAAATCCTTCCTCGGCTCCCCGCCCGTCCACCACCCCTTCCCTTGTCGTTGTCCACCTGTTTCTTTCGATCAACCCTTTAGGGCGACCCTTTTACGCCCGAAAGGGTCGCAGATTCGGGTTTGAGCCCGGAATTCTGCCTCCCGAGCCCACCTTCCGGAACGATCACTTCCGTAGTCCACAGATCTTTCGCACAGCCTGTGGATAACCACCCGCCTCTTGGGGATGCCTGTGGACAAGCGCGCTCCAAATCCCGTTCTCCACAAGGAAGTCAGGTCAACGCCCCAAGGCCCGAGTGACCACTTTCGGGGCCCGACACCACTTTCCTTGACACGCGCCGTAATGACCCCATAACGGATCATGGGTCATGGATCCGAATACAGGGTCGTGAGCCGGAACTCCGCACCGGTAGCCTTGAGGGGTGATTGACCTTCGCCAGCTCCGTGAGGACCCCGATCGTGTACGCGCCTCCCAGCGCGCCCGTGGTGAGGACGTCGAGCTCGTCGACGCCCTCCTCTCCGCCGACGAGCGGCGCAGGTCGTCCGGCGTCCGCTTCGACGAGCTCCGTTCCGAGCAGAAGGCGCTCGGCAAGCTGATCCCCAAGGCCTCCGGCGACGAGAAGGCCGAGCTGCTGGAGAAGGCGAGCCGGCTCGCCGCCGACGTCAAGGCCGCCGACGCCGAGCAGCACGAGGCCGAGGAGGAGACCAAGCAGCTCCTGGGCAAGCTCGGCAACCTCGTGCACCCCGACGTCCCGGTCGGCGGCGAGGAAGACTTCGTCGTCCTGGAGACCCACGGCACCATCCGCGACTTCGGCGCCGAGGGCTTCGAGCCCAAGGACCACCTGGAGCTCGGCGAGGGACTCGGCGCGATCGACGTCGAGCGCGCCGCCAAGGTCTCCGGCTCGCGCTTCTACTACCTCACGGGCGTCGGCGCCCTGCTGGAGCTGGCGCTCGTCAACGCGGCGATCGCGCAGGCCCAGGAGGCCGGGTTCACCCCGATGCTGACGCCGGCCCTGGTCCGCCCCCGCGCCATGGAGGGCACCGGCTTCCTCGGCCAGGCCGCGGAGAACGTGTACCACCTGGAGAAGGACGACTTCTATCTGGTCGGCACCTCCGAGGTCCCGCTCGCGGCGTACCACATGGACGAGATCATCGACGCGGAGAAGCTGCCGCTGCGCTACGCGGGCTTCTCGCCCTGCTTCCGCCGCGAGGCCGGCACCTATGGGAAGGACACCCGGGGCATCTTCCGCGTCCACCAGTTCGACAAGGTCGAGATGTTCTCGTTCGTCGACCCCGAGGACGCCGAGAACGAGCACAAGCGGCTCCTGAACTGGGAGAGGCAGTGGCTGACCGCCCTGGAGCTGCCGTTCCAGGTCATCGACGTGGCCACGGGCGACCTGGGCTCTTCGGCCTCACGGAAGTACGACTGTGAGGCGTGGATCCCCACCCAGGGCAAGTACCGCGAACTGACCTCCACCTCGAACTGCGACTCCTTCCAGGCCCGCCGGCTCTCGGTGCGCATGCGGAACGGCAAGAAGGTGCAGCCGCTGGCGACGCTGAACGGCACGCTGTGCGCCGTACCGCGCACCATCGTGGCGATCCTGGAGAACCACCAGCTGGCCGACGGCTCCGTACGGGTGCCGGAGATCCTGCGTCCGTACCTGGGCGGCCGGGAGCTGCTGGAGCCCGTGGCCAAGTGAGCACGGCCGAACCCGCCGGTTTTCCGTACGGACTGATCGCGACCGACCTCGACGGGACGCTTCTGCGTCCCGACCACACGGTCTCGGAACGTACGCGTGAGGCACTCGCCGCGGCCGCCGCGGCGGGTGCCGCACATATCGTCGTCACCGGGCGTGCGGTCCCCTGGACCCAGCACATCCTGGACGATCTCGACTATCGGGGCCTCGCGGTGTGCGGCCAGGGAGCACAGCTGTACGACGCGGGGGAGCGACGGCTTCTGACGTCGGTGACCCTGGACCGGCAGACAGCGACCCTCGCGCTGGCGAAGATCGAGGCCGAGGTCGGCCCGCTGATGCTGGCGGTGAGCCGCGACGGACTGGACGGGGAGGTCCTGGTCACCCCGGGCTATCGGGTCCATGAGGGACCGCTGCCGTACCAGCCGGTCCACGACCCGGCGGAGCTGTGGTCGGCGCCGCTGAACAAGGTGTACATCCAGCACCCGAGGCTGAGCGACGACGCGTTGGCCGAGGCCGCACGGCAGTCCGCCGACGGACTGATCGGTGTGACCATGGCGGGCGAGGGGATCGTGGAACTTCTCCCCCTGGGCCTGTCCAAGGCGACGGGGCTGTCGCTGGCGGCCCGCCGTCTGGGGATCAAGGCCGCGGACACGATCGCCTTCGGTGACATGCCGAACGACATACCGATGTTCGCGTGGGCGGGGCACGGCGTGGCCATGGCCGATGCCCACGAGGAACTCAGGGCCGTCGCGGACGAGGTGACCCTCTCCAACGAGGAGGACGGCATCGCGGTGGTGCTGGAGCGACTGCTGGGATAGACACCCGAGGGAAACGCTCGGGTCTTCGCGGAGGATGCGCGGATCGAACGCGCGCGGGCTTTCCAGCCCGACCACGGCTTAGCAAGCCGGTGCCTTACCACTCGGCCAATCCTCCGGGTGGGCGGCCCGCGCGATATGCATCGCGCGCTCGAAGCGGCCGCCCCGGGCAGCTCCCGTGCGGCGGGGTTCTACGGAGGGATACCTACTCCGGAACCCGTCGCGGGCTGCCCTGTCGGGAGCTCGACGAACTGCCGTGCATGGGCATCGCCCAGCTCCTCTCCCAGAAGGTGGCGCCGACTCGCTCCGGCGTCGTGGACACCACCACTGTGCCGGGCGCTCGCTTCGGACGCCACCGAATAAAACCGGAGAGCCGAGCGGCTGAATCCGGAGAGCCGAGCGGCGTGCGGAACCCGCTAGCGGCGACGCCACCTGCGGCGCCGCGCTTTGCTGAAGAACCAGCCGGCAGGCGGTTCGTCGGACCGCCAGGGCTGGGGATCGGGCGCTTCGCGGCGCCACCGTGCGGCCAGCATCCGGGCGCGTCCCGAGGGCTCGATGCTCACCGCGGACCGTATGAAGTCCTCGTCGAGCACGACGCCGTCCCAGTCGTCCCCGTTCCCGCCCGTGTCGTCGCCGTCTCCGCGTGGTGCCTCCGCTGCCATCCCCGGTCCTTCCCGCAAACCGCGTACACCCCCTTTGCCCAAGTGTGCCCGGGCGGGTGTGAAGCCACTGTCAAAAACGCATTCGGAAAACGCAAGAGAACGCAAGAAGAAGAGCGGGGAAAACCCTCGGGGCCGGGCGGAGGCTCCGCCCGGCCCCGAGGGCGGGTCCCCTTACTCCTCGGCCGCCGGCGACAGCGTCCGCAGCTTCTGTCCCGCGTACCAGGTGGCGGCCACGGTCACCACGACCAGCAGCACGGTCGCGGTGGTCAGGCCCACGTCCGAGGTGACCAGCGTGCTGTCGGAGACCTTGTGGGCCACCGCGAGCGCCCACTGCTGAACGCTGAGCGTCCGCGCCCCGGCCACCAGCGAGCCGAAGAGCGACTCCCAGATCAGCGCATAGACCAGGCCGAAGACCACCGCATGCCGGCTCACCGTGCCGAGCAGCAGGAACAGCGCGGCGTAGGCGATGGAGGCGACCAGCGCGGCAACCGTGTACGCGACGGCGATCTGCTGTCCGTTGCCGTTGAGGATCATCCCCGCGATGAAGGTCGGAAGTGCCGAGAACGCCATGGTGACGGCGATCGCGACGATCAGCTTGGTGAAGATGATCGTGGACCGTTTCACCGGCTTGGCCAGCAGATACACCACCGAGCCATCGTCGATCTCGGGTCCGATCGCGCCGGTGCCGGCGATCACACCGATGATCGGCACCATGGGGGCGAGGGCCAGGCTGCCGAGGACGTCGTTGGCCACCTGATCGTCGGCGCCGGTCAGCACCCGGACGACCACGGAGATCACGATCAGCAGAGCGGGCAGCGCGCCGAGGATCAGGGCCCGGCGCCGGCCGAGCAGGCCCCGGTAGGTGAGCCGGGCGACTGTGGGGTCGTACATCTTTCGGCCTCCTACGCCGCGACGAGATACGAGAAGACGGACTCGAGGGACTCGTCGGACGGCGAGACCGTGAGCAGCCGGATGCCCTGTTCGCGGGCCACCCTCGGCAGCAGGGCCGTGAACCGGGCGAAGTCGACCGCCTGGATGCGCAGGGCGCCCTCGGCGAGATCGACTTCGATGCCGGACGTCGACGGGTCGGCGATCAGCGCGGCGGCCAGTGCCCGGTCGTCGCTGGAGCGGACCAGGTAGCGGTGCGGGCGGTCGGTCATCAGACGGCGGATCTTGCGGAAGTCACCGCTCGCCGCGTGCCGGCCGGCGACGATCACCTCGATGTGGGAGGCGAGTTGCTCGACCTCCTCGAGAATGTGGGACGAGAACAGCACCGTGCGGCCCTCCGCGCCCATCCGCCTCAGCAGCTCCATCAGCTGCATCCGCTGGCGCGGGTCCATTCCGTTGAAGGGCTCGTCCAGCAGCAGCAGGGACGGGTCGTGCACCAGGGCGGACGCCATCTTCACCCGCTGCCGCATGCCCTTGGAGTAGGTGGAGACCTTGCGGTCCTGCGCGTACTCCATCTCGACCGTGGCGAGGGCGCGTTGTGCGGCCTTCGCGCCCAGCCCGTGCAACTCCGCGTTGGCGAGGACGAATTCGCGGCCGGTGAGGAAGTCGTACATCGCCTCGCGCTCGGGGACGACGCCGATCTGCCGGTAGATCTGCTCGTTGCGCCACACCGGCTGTCCGTCGAGGGTGACGGAGCCGTGGGAGGGGGCCAGGAAGCCGCCCATCATATGGATGAGGGTGGACTTCCCGGCGCCGTTGGGGCCCAGCAGACCGGTGACACCGGGGCCGACGGTCATGGTGATGTCGTTGACGGCGACCACGTTGCCGAACCAGCGCGAGACGTGGTCGATGGAGAGAGTGCTCATGGACGCGGCCGTTCCTCGAAGGCGTGGTGGCGGGCGGCGGGCGGGAAGGTCACGCTCCCACCTTTCGGTAGCGGCGCAGCAGCAGGCCGTAGCAGCCCGCGACGAGTCCCAGGACGACCAGCAGGAAGAGGACTCCCTGCCCGGCCGAGGGACCGTGCCCTCCGGGGTAGGAGGAGGACGCGCCGAGGAAGGCGGTCCCCACACCGTCGATGAGCGTGACGGGGGAGAACAGCCCCGCCCAGATCGCGGTGAGGGTGTTGCCGGAGTGCACGGCCGCGATGGCCTGGATGGTGGAGACGGCTCCGTAGGAGATCGTCAGCACGGCGATGACGGCCGCGATGCCGAAGCCGCGCCGGGGCGTGGCCGCCGCGATGACCAGGCTGATCCCGGAGAACAACAGCGAGAGCAGGGCCACGGAGACCAGTCCCTCGGCGAAGCCCTTCGTCTGGTGGGAGAAGTCCAGCTTGGCGAGGAGCGCGCCCACATACAGGACCAGCAGGGGCGCGGCCGTCAGGATGAACAGCGCCGAAGCCAGGGACGCGTACTTGGCGCGGACATAGTCGCCGGTCTCGATGGGGCGGGAGAAGTACAGCGGCATGGTCTTGAAGCGCAGGTCACGGGAGACCGACTGGGGTGCCTGGGAGGCGACGTACAGGCCGATCAGGCCCTGCATGATGATCGCGTACTTGGTGTACTCGATGGGCAGGTCCTTGGCCTTGGTGGTGACCGCGACCGCCACCATGATCAGTGCCGGGAGGCACATCACCACGAACAGCAGCATCGGCAGCACCTTGGACTTCACCGAGCGGCCGAGGCCGTAGGCGCCGCGCAGGGACTGCGAGTACAGGGACCGGCGGGCGTAGGCACGGCCCAGGCGCGGGCCGTCGTACGAGCGGTAGCCGATGTTGTGGATCCGGGTCTGCTCGGCCTCACGGGCCGTGGGCTGATCAACCGCCATGGCCGACCGCCTCCTTCCGCTGTGCGGTGCCGTCCGGCTGCGCCGCGTCGTCGCGCTGTGCGTCGTCGTCCTTGAAGACCTCCGCGATGTGGTGCCTGCGCTGCTCCATGCGGACCAGTCCGAGGCCCAGCTCGGCGACGACGTCCCGGACCAGGTCGTAGGTCTCCTCGCCCGTCGAGGTGAGCAGCAGGATGTGACCGGCGCCCGGCAGTCCGCTGCCGTCCTGCGCGGTCACCCCGCGCTCCTGGAGCGCCTCGCGCATCGCGCGGGTGCCGTCCGGGTGCTCATCGGTGTCGGTGACCTCGATCGCGAGGGTCGTGGTGGTCTGGGTGAAGTCCCGGGTGGAGCTGGAGCGCAGCAGCTTGCCGCCGTCGACCACCACGACATGGTCGCAGGTGCGTTCCAGCTCGCCCAGCAGATGGGAGGTGACCAGGACCGAGATGCCGAAGTCGGTGTAGACCCGGCGGATCAGGCCGAGCATCTCGTCGCGGCCGACCGGGTCGAGGCCGTTGGTCGGCTCGTCCAGGAAGACCAGCTGCGGATCGTGGACCAGGGCCTGGGCGAGCTTCACCCGCTGTTTCATACCGGTCGAGTAGCCGCCGATGGGCCGGTAGCGCTCCTCGTACAGACCGACATGGCGCAGGGTGTCCGCGGTGCGCTCCCGGGCGGCCGTCGGCGGCAGACCGGCCATGCGCGCCATATGGACGACGAACTCCGTGGCCGACACATCGGGCGGCAGGCAGTCGTGCTCAGGCATGTACCCGACGCGCTCACGGATGGCGCCACCCCTGGTGGCGACGTCGAGTCCGAGCACTTCGGCGCGGCCCTCGGTGGCGGGGGACAGACCCAGCAGGATCTTGATCAGTGTGGACTTGCCGGCTCCGTTGGCGCCGACCAAACCCGTCACACCGGGTCCGACGTCCATGGAGAGCCGGTCAAGTGCGGTCACCCTGGGGAACCGCTTGCTCAGGCTTTCGGTCACGATCACAGTCACGTCGACGACGGTAGTGACGGGGGCCACGCACGTCATCAGACCGCAGAGCCGTGTTGGCCTCCCCCTCCAGTCGTACAGGACCCTAGGGGTCGCCCGCCTTGAGGGCTACCGCCTCCTGGGTTTTCCACAGGCCCGGGCAGCGCCGTTGACGTCGGCGGCGGGCAGCTGCGAGATTCGCCGTGTCACCTTACGGACACGTACCGCAGTCGGTGCGAACGGACGGGGCCGCGAACGGATCGGGCGGAGGACGCATGACTCTCACAGGGGCGCGCGAGCGCCGGGTGCGCACGGGCGGGGTCGAGCTGTGCGTCGCCGAGCTGGGTGACCCCGAGCAGCCCACGGTGGTGCTGGTGCACGGCTATCCCGACAGCAAGGAGGTGTGGTCGGAGGTGGCCGGCCGCCTCGCCGGGCGGTTCCATGTGGTGTCGTACGACGTCCGCGGCCACGGCCGGTCGACGGCTCCCGAGCCGCTGCGCGGCGGCTTCACCCTGGAGAAGCTCACGGACGACTTCCTGGCGGTGGTGGACACCGTCAGCCCGGACCGGCCGGTGCATCTGGTGGGGCACGACTGGGGTTCCGTGCAGTCCTGGGAATTCGTCACCGTCAAGCGCACCGAGGGCCGGATCGCGTCCTTCACCTCGATGTCCGGGCCGTCCCTCGACCACTTCGGACACTGGATCAAGCAGCGGGTGAGCCGTCCCACTCCGCGCCGGGTGGGTCAACTGCTCGGTCAGGGCGCCAAGTCCTGGTATGTGTACCTGCTGCACACACCCGTGCTGCCGGAGCTGGCCTGGCGCGGACCGCTCGGCAGACGGTGGCCGGGGATCCTCCGGCGCATGGAGAAGGTGCCCGGCGATGACTATCCGACCCCGTCCCTACCCGCCGACGCGGCCCATGGCGCCTGGCTGTACCGCGACAACATACGGTCCCGGCTGAGGCATCCGCGCGCCGACGCCCGTGCGCACGCGCCCGTGCAGCTGATCACCCCCGTCGAGGACGTGTTCCTCTCGCCGCGGCTCTACGACGATCTGGAGCGGTGGGCGCCTGGGGCGATCCGCAGGACGCTGCCCGCCGGGCACTGGATCCCGCGCACCCGTCCCGATCAACTGGCTGACTGGATCACCGAGTTCGTGACCTCCGTCGAGGACGAGAGGCCGGTCCCGGTGGCGAGCGGGCGCCACGCGGACCGCTTCGGCGGACAGCTCGTCCTGGTCACCGGTGCGGGCAGCGGTATCGGGCGAGCCGCGGCGTGCGCCTTCGGCGAGGCCGGCGCGCGGGTGGTGGCCGTCGACCGGGACACCGAGAGTGCCGTCCGCACGGCGGAGCTCGCCCGGCTGAGCGGCGCCCGGCGGGCCTGGGCCGAGACGGCCGATGTCTCCGACGAACGGTCCATGGAGAAGCTCGCCGAGAGGGTCGGCGAGGCATACGGCGTGGTGGACGTCCTGGTGAACAACGCCGGGATCGGTCTGTCCGGTTCGTTCTTCGCCACGACCACCG encodes:
- a CDS encoding ABC transporter ATP-binding protein; its protein translation is MSTLSIDHVSRWFGNVVAVNDITMTVGPGVTGLLGPNGAGKSTLIHMMGGFLAPSHGSVTLDGQPVWRNEQIYRQIGVVPEREAMYDFLTGREFVLANAELHGLGAKAAQRALATVEMEYAQDRKVSTYSKGMRQRVKMASALVHDPSLLLLDEPFNGMDPRQRMQLMELLRRMGAEGRTVLFSSHILEEVEQLASHIEVIVAGRHAASGDFRKIRRLMTDRPHRYLVRSSDDRALAAALIADPSTSGIEVDLAEGALRIQAVDFARFTALLPRVAREQGIRLLTVSPSDESLESVFSYLVAA
- a CDS encoding SGM_3592 family protein, which translates into the protein MAAEAPRGDGDDTGGNGDDWDGVVLDEDFIRSAVSIEPSGRARMLAARWRREAPDPQPWRSDEPPAGWFFSKARRRRWRRR
- the pheA gene encoding prephenate dehydratase gives rise to the protein MPASYAYLGPEGTFTEVALRTLPEAATRELVPMVSVPAALDAVRSGEAEAAFVPIENSVEGGITTTLDELVAGEPLMIYREVLLSITFALLVRPGTTLSEIKTVTAHPAAQPQVRNWLKTHLPDALWESAASNADGARLVQEGRYDAAFAGEFAAARYGLEALETGIHDAENAQTRFVLVGRPARPAAPTGADKTSIVLWQRDDHPGGLRDLLGEFAVRGVNLMLLQSRPTGAGIGNYCFCIDAEGHISDRRVAEALMGLKRICLQVRFLGSYPRADIKKDDLTAPPAGTSDGEFMAAADWVARCQDGRF
- the efeB gene encoding iron uptake transporter deferrochelatase/peroxidase subunit — translated: MADQSTPEAPAEGTSSQLKKAVISRRRLLGTAGATGLALGTVGGAAGYAAASTEKPTPLASLGADRAMFHGKHQPGITDALQARGHLVAFDLAAGAGRKEAAALLRRWSTTAARLMAGEAATHDDTGVARDAGPSSLTITFGFGNGFFSRTGLEKQRPSALDPLPDFSSDHLDPSRSNGDLWVQIGANDALVAFHALRTLQKETGGAARLRWQMNGFNRSPGATERPMTARNLMGQIDGTRNPQPADTDFDQRIFVPASGDPAWMANGSYAVVRRIRMLLDDWEKLSAKAQEEVIGRRKADGAPLSGGTETTAMDLDKTGADGSPVVPMNAHARISRPDQNGGAAMLRRPFSFHDGFDADGTPDAGLLFVCWQADPVRGFVPVQRKLDRGDALSSYIRHEASGLFAVPGGAAEGEYVGQRLLEG
- a CDS encoding membrane protein; the encoded protein is MAVDQPTAREAEQTRIHNIGYRSYDGPRLGRAYARRSLYSQSLRGAYGLGRSVKSKVLPMLLFVVMCLPALIMVAVAVTTKAKDLPIEYTKYAIIMQGLIGLYVASQAPQSVSRDLRFKTMPLYFSRPIETGDYVRAKYASLASALFILTAAPLLVLYVGALLAKLDFSHQTKGFAEGLVSVALLSLLFSGISLVIAAATPRRGFGIAAVIAVLTISYGAVSTIQAIAAVHSGNTLTAIWAGLFSPVTLIDGVGTAFLGASSSYPGGHGPSAGQGVLFLLVVLGLVAGCYGLLLRRYRKVGA
- a CDS encoding ABC transporter permease, which encodes MYDPTVARLTYRGLLGRRRALILGALPALLIVISVVVRVLTGADDQVANDVLGSLALAPMVPIIGVIAGTGAIGPEIDDGSVVYLLAKPVKRSTIIFTKLIVAIAVTMAFSALPTFIAGMILNGNGQQIAVAYTVAALVASIAYAALFLLLGTVSRHAVVFGLVYALIWESLFGSLVAGARTLSVQQWALAVAHKVSDSTLVTSDVGLTTATVLLVVVTVAATWYAGQKLRTLSPAAEE
- a CDS encoding HAD family hydrolase, coding for MSTAEPAGFPYGLIATDLDGTLLRPDHTVSERTREALAAAAAAGAAHIVVTGRAVPWTQHILDDLDYRGLAVCGQGAQLYDAGERRLLTSVTLDRQTATLALAKIEAEVGPLMLAVSRDGLDGEVLVTPGYRVHEGPLPYQPVHDPAELWSAPLNKVYIQHPRLSDDALAEAARQSADGLIGVTMAGEGIVELLPLGLSKATGLSLAARRLGIKAADTIAFGDMPNDIPMFAWAGHGVAMADAHEELRAVADEVTLSNEEDGIAVVLERLLG
- the serS gene encoding serine--tRNA ligase, whose translation is MIDLRQLREDPDRVRASQRARGEDVELVDALLSADERRRSSGVRFDELRSEQKALGKLIPKASGDEKAELLEKASRLAADVKAADAEQHEAEEETKQLLGKLGNLVHPDVPVGGEEDFVVLETHGTIRDFGAEGFEPKDHLELGEGLGAIDVERAAKVSGSRFYYLTGVGALLELALVNAAIAQAQEAGFTPMLTPALVRPRAMEGTGFLGQAAENVYHLEKDDFYLVGTSEVPLAAYHMDEIIDAEKLPLRYAGFSPCFRREAGTYGKDTRGIFRVHQFDKVEMFSFVDPEDAENEHKRLLNWERQWLTALELPFQVIDVATGDLGSSASRKYDCEAWIPTQGKYRELTSTSNCDSFQARRLSVRMRNGKKVQPLATLNGTLCAVPRTIVAILENHQLADGSVRVPEILRPYLGGRELLEPVAK
- a CDS encoding copper resistance CopC/CopD family protein; this translates as MPALLLVVVGVLFGGAAPASAHAALLGSDPAQGSVVDTAPTRVTLTFSEQVAFSGNSLRVLDPKGQRVDTGKPFNTTGTVYGVKVRTGLARGTYTVTYQVVSADSHPVAGAFTFSIGAPSATTVSPTEQAAGGGVVGGLYGFARYVSYTGFILLVGGAAFVLACWQRGAGVRAVQRLVVTGWVTLTAATLALLLLRGSYTGSGKVADIFDLSLIGQVLATKSGAALVSRLLLLAAGALFVAVLFGAYVRRDADGAETADAGGEAGVPDAGASGSPASPGTGDAAEPDSTSAADTANAADAADLAAEKRDLTFGLAIGGAVVAAGLAATWAMAEHASTGIQTGLAMPVDILHLLSVAVWLGGLAALLVALYRAPSIEAAAVRRFSRIAFGSVLTLAATGIYQSWRQLGSWSALTGTTYGQLLLSKVGLIAVVIGIAWGSRRWTARLADTPAEAANAHASTHGTQSTVTARTTTEGTGAGRAEDPETASGTASGTASEAGEGPDTPEDGEKPKVSGRGAGSGRGSDGPSDPSERAAQLARQRAAMATARARRIRDADPVRSGLRRSVLAEAAVALVVLAVTTALTTTEPGRTAEAARAATSSSARQSEPLSLKIPFDTGGQDGKGTAQLTLEPARVGSNAMHILVTRPDDKAFDVPEVKVAFTLSAKSIGPLSVDPERIATGHWAANGVQIPMAGDWKISVTVRTSDIDQVTVTKNAKIG